Genomic window (Bacillus vallismortis):
GACTGTCATACAAGAAGCTGAGGAGCAAGGTTTTAAACGATATGAAATCAAAATTTCTCTGAACGAAAACTGTATGTTAAAAGCAGTTCGTGTATATATGGTGTTTGAAAAGCTTAATGAAGTCGGAGAAGTAGCCAAAACAATCCCAAGTGCGGAAGTGCTCGAAACAGAAGATTTCGGCACTGGCTTTCAAGTTTGCTTCTTAACACACCAATCAGCGGAAGAAATTAAACAATTAATCAATGGAGTTTCAGAAATTGAGCATGTCGAAGTCATTCAAGGGGCTCCTTTAACATCAGCTGAAAAGCCGGAAGAACCTAAGTCGGCGGATTCACCAGCCCCTGTACCTGTTAAGCAGGAGAAACAAAAACAGCCTGCTAAAAACGATGACCAGGCGAAGCATACAGCCGGCGGATCTAAAACAATTCGTGTCAACATTGACAGACTTGATTCTTTAATGAACTTATTCGAAGAGCTTGTCATTGACCGCGGGCGTCTAGAGCAGATTGCAAAAGAGCTTGAGCACAATGAACTGACTGAAACAGTTGAACGAATGACCAGAATTTCCGGAGATTTGCAATCGATTATTCTAAATATGAGAATGGTTCCGGTTGAAACTGTTTTTAACCGGTTCCCGAGAATGATTCGCCAGCTTCAAAAAGAGCTGAATAAAAAAATAGAACTGTCGATCATCGGTGCGGAAACTGAACTGGATCGAACAGTAATTGATGAAATTGGAGATCCTCTCGTGCACTTGATCAGAAACAGTATTGATCATGGTATCGAGTCTCCGGAAACGCGCTTGCAAAAAGGAAAAACGGAATCGGGAAATGTTGTGCTGAAAGCCTATCACAGCGGCAACCATGTCTTTATCGAAGTAGAGGATGACGGTGCAGGCCTTAATCGTAAAAAAATTCTTGAAAAAGCGCTTGAGCGCAGCGTCATTACGGAAAAAGAAGCCGAAACCTTAGAAGACAATCAAATTTACGAATTGATCTTTGCTCCAGGGTTCTCAACTGCTGATCAAATTTCTGATATTTCCGGCCGCGGCGTCGGACTTGATGTTGTGAAAAATAAACTGGAGTCTCTTGGCGGTTCAGTCAGTGTAAAATCTGCAGAAGGCCAAGGCTCTCTATTCAGCATCCAGCTTCCGCTTACATTGTCCATTATTTCAGTTCTGCTGGTCAAATTGGAAGAAGAGATATTTGCCATTCCGATTTCTTCAATCATTGAAACAGCAGTTATTAACAGAAAAGACATTTTACAAACGCATGACCGTGAAGTGATTGACTTCAGAGGGCACATTGTCCCTGTCGTTTATTTAAAAGAAGAGTTTAAAATAGAAGATACAAGATTAGACGCGGAACAGCTCCATATCATTGTCGTGAAAAAAGGCGACAAACCTACTGCATTTGTGGTGGACTCCTTTATTGGCCAGCAGGAAGTTGTGCTGAAATCACTCGGAGATTATTTAACAAACGTCTTTGCAATTTCCGGAGCTACTATTTTAGGAGACGGAGACGTAGCACTCATTATTGATTGTAATGCACTGATTATTTAACCATTCGAGGAGGTGTCTCACATGACTGCAGAAATTAAAACAGGCGAAAAAATGATTGTCTTTGTGGTAAATGGCAAAGAATATGCCATTTCCGTCACTCAGGTGAAATCAATTGAAAAATGGCAAAAGCCGACGAGAGTGCCTGGCGTCGAACCATATATTTGCGGGGTAATCAATTTGCGCGGGGTGGTGACTCCGGTTATTGATTTAAGAAAGCGCCTGAATTTGCCAGAGTATGAAATTACCGATGAAACACGAATTATCATTATTGCTTATCGTGATATTGAAGTCGGCTGGATTGTGGATGAAGCGAATGATGTGATTACCGTACACGAAAATGAAATAGAATCTGCTCCAGAAAGCGTCCAGAAAGATACAGATGTATCGATCGAACAGATTGTGAAACAAGAGAACAGACTTTTAAATATTATTGATGCGAACGCGGTTTTGGATAAAGAATCATCTCAGTCCGCTGTGCCCGATCAAGCTTAATCTTAAAGGGGTTATGACATGAGTATTTTTAATGGAATCAAAGAAGAGCAGATGGACATTTTGCGGGAAGTCGGCAATATTGGCGCCGGCCACTCCGCCTCTGCAATGGCCCTGCTGTTAAATAGAAAGATAGATATGGAAGTCCCGTTTGCAAAGCTGCTGTCTTTCGATGATCTTGTCGATTTTTTCGGCGGCGCCGATATCCCGGTTGCCAGCATCTTTTTAAGAATGGAAGGCGACTTAACGGGTTCAATGTTCTTTATAATGCCTTTTTATCAGGCGGAGCAGTTTATCAGAGAGCTGATTGGAAACCCCGAATTTGATATAGAGGACTTAGGTGAAGATCATATGAGCTCATCCGCTTTGCATGAACTGGGCAATATTTTAGCAGGGTCATATTTAACAGCCTTGGCGGATTTGACGAAACTCCAGCTTTATCCAAGCGTTCCTGAAGTTTCATTGGACATGTTCGGCGCTGTGATCAGCGAAGGGCTGATGGAGCTCAGTCAGGTTGGAGAACACGCTATTGTTGTCGACACGTCAATTTTTGACCAAGGCCATCAGCAGGAGCTGAAAGCGCATATGTTTATGCTGCCGGACTATGATTCGTTTGAAAAGCTCTTTGTCGCCTTGGGTGCATCAATATGAGTACAACTGAGGCTGTTGTTGTAAAGGTTGGAATTGCTGACGTAAAGATCGCCCGCTTTCCAGATACCATCCGGACCTCTGGTTTAGGATCATGTGTGGGGCTGGTGCTTTACGATAAAGAAAAGCAAACAGCGGGGCTTGTCCATGTTATGCTGCCGGATTCAACATTATCGAAAACTGCCGAACTCAATCGGGCTAAGTACGCTGACACCGCCGTGAAAACCACAATTGATATGCTGGTAGAAGCGGGGTGCCGGAAATTTGCATTAAAAGCAAAGTTAGCCGGCGGATCAGAAATGTTTAAATTTAAATCGACAAATGATTTGATGAAGATCGGACCGAGAAATGTATTAGCGATAAAGGAACAGCTGTCTTTATATAAAATTCCCATCATTAGTGAAGATACGGGCGGCTCAAGCGGCCGGACGATAGAATTTGAACCGAAGTCCTGCATGCTGCATATTCGAACTGTTAAACAAGGTGAAAAAACGATTTAATTAAGGTATTAGGGGGATAACAATGCAATCCTTGAATTATGAAGATCAGGTGCTTTGGACGCGCTGGAAAGAGTGGAAAGATCCTAAAGCCGGTGACGATTTAATGCGCCGTTACATGCCGCTTGTCACATATCATGTAGGCAGAATTTCTGTCGGACTGCCAAAATCAGTGCATAAAGACGATCTTATGAGCCTTGGTATGCTTGGTTTATATGATGCCCTTGAAAAATTTGACCCCAGCCGGGACTTAAAATTTGATACCTACGCCTCGTTTAGAATTCGCGGTGCAATCATAGACGGGCTTCGTAAAGAAGATTGGCTGCCCAGAACCTCACGTGAAAAAACAAAGAAGGTTGAAGCGACAATTGAAAAGCTTGAACAGCGCTATCTTCGGAACGTAACGCCCGCAGAAATTGCAGAGGAACTCGGAATGACGGTACAAGATGTAGTGTCAACAATGAATGAAGGTTTTTTTGCCAATCTGCTGTCAATTGATGAAAAGCTTCATGATCAAGATGATGGTGAAAACATTCAGGTCATGATCAGAGATGACAAAAATGTTCCGCCTGAGGAAAAGATTATGAAGGATGAACTGATTGCACAGCTTGCCGAAAAAATTCACGAACTCTCTGAAAAAGAACAGCTGGTAGTCAGTTTGTTCTACAAAGAGGAGTTGACATTGACAGAAATCGGGCAAGTATTAAATCTTTCTACGTCCCGCATATCACAGATCCATTCAAAGGCACTATTTAAATTAAAGAATCTGCTTGAAAAAGTGATTCAATAATGAATTTCATGGTTAGCGAGTGAAAAACATGTCAACACTATTATGGCTTTTAAGCTTTGCGCTCCACGGCGTTCTTCTGTACGCTGTCATTATCCTGTATACGAGGCTCGCGGCTGTGAAAGAAACAGAAAAACAGCAAAAAAAGATACTTGAAGAGACGGAAAACACTTTAGCGGCATTTCTTCTTGAATTAAAAGAAGAAAATGAGAAACTGATAGAAAATACCGATTCACCTTCAAGCCAAGCCGAAAAAGAAACCCAAAAGTCAGACCTTCAGCGCTCTGAAAATTATGCAGAGCGGGATGAAGTTCAAGAAGAAGAGAATCTTCCTGAACATATTGAAGGCCTGATTACTGAGGTTGAGCGTCAGGAAGAGAGCGTAAACAGCGATGTCCAATCTTTTGAAGACCAGGTCATAGATTTATATGAACAGGGGTATTCAGCCAGTCAAATAGCTCAGAAACTGAAGAGCGGAAAGACAGAAATCGAGCTATTTTTAAAATTTCGCTCCAAAGGTGTAAAGGATTCTTGATTGTCGGATAAAGCTGTGTTATATTATGTCTTGGTGTTAAATACACACGCTTAACGATTTATGCAGAGGGTGCTGCAGGCGGCAGTTCTGCACAAAAATGACCTAAGCGGAGGAAAAAAACCATTATATTAGGAGGAAATAACATGTCAGTCATTTCTATGAAGCAATTGCTTGAAGCTGGTGTTCACTTCGGTCACCAAACACGCCGTTGGAACCCAAAAATGAAGCGTTACATTTTCACGGAGCGTAACGGAATCTACATCATTGACCTTCAAAAAACAGTCAAAAAAGTAGAGGAAGCTTACAACTTCACTAAAAATCTTGCTGCTGAAGGCGGGAAAATCCTTTTCGTCGGAACAAAAAAACAAGCTCAAGATTCTGTTAAAGAAGAAGCTCAGCGCTCTGGCATGTACTATGTCAACCAACGCTGGTTGGGCGGTACATTAACAAACTTTGAAACAATCCAAAAACGTATTAAACGTCTTAAAGACATTGAAAAAATGCAAGAAAACGGTACGTTTGAAGTACTTCCTAAAAAAGAAGTCGTTCAATTGAAAAAAGAATTAGAGCGTCTTGAAAAATTCCTAGGCGGAATTAAAGATATGAAGGGTCTTCCTGATGCATTATTCATCATCGATCCTCGCAAAGAGCGCATCGCTGTTGCGGAAGCTCGCAAATTAAACATCCCTATCATCGGTATCGTAGATACTAACTGTGATCCAGATGAAATCGATGTTGTAATCCCAGCGAACGATGACGCTATCCGTGCTGTTAAACTTCTAACTTCTAAAATGGCAGATGCAATCCTAGAAGCGAAGCAAGGCGAAGAAGAAGCGGAAGTTGCTGAAGAAACTGCACCAGAAACAGAAACAACAACTGCGTAACCTATTTAAAAGGTGATAAGAGGGACTGCCTTTTATCACCTTTTTTCAAGAAAAATGTGTGATATACATACTCTTGTTTAAACATATAAGGAGGAATACAAATGGCAATTACTGCACAGCAAGTAAAAGAACTGCGTGAAAAAACTGGCGCGGGCATGATGGACTGTAAAAAAGCGTTAACTGAAACTGACGGAGATATGGATAAAGCAATTGACCTTTTAAGAGAAAAAGGAATTGCGAAAGCAGCTAAAAAAGCTGACCGTATCGCAGCTGAAGGTTCTACTATTATTAAAACTGACGGCAACAAAGGTGTTATCCTTGAAGTCAACTCTGAAACTGACTTCGTTGCGAAAAACGAAGGCTTCAAAGAGCTTCTTAACACTTTAGCTGACCACCTTCTTACAAATGCTCCAGCAGATGTTGAAGAAGCAATGGGTCAAAAAATGGAAAATGGCGCTACTGTTGAAGAGTACATCACAAGCGCAGTTGCTAAAATCGGTGAGAAAATCACTCTTCGCCGCTTTACAGTTCTTACAAAAGACGACAGCTCTGCATTCGGTGCTTACCTTCACATGGGCGGTCGCATCGGCGTATTAACTGTTCTCAACGGTACTACTGACGAAGAAACTGCGAAAGATATCGCAATGCACGTTGCTGCAGTGAACCCTCGTTATATTTCTCGTGATCAAGTATCTGAAGAAGAAAAAAATCATGAGCGTCAAATCTTAACTCAGCAAGCCCTTCAAGAAGGCAAACCTGAAAACATCGTAGCGAAAATGGTTGAAGGCCGTCTGAACAAATTCTTCGAAGAAATTTGTCTTTTAGACCAAGCGTTCGTTAAAAACCCAGATGAAAAAGTGAAACAAGTTGTTGCAGCGAAAAACGCAACTGTTCAAACTTTTGTCCGCTATGAAGTTGGAGAAGGCATCGAAAAACGTCAAGAAAACTTTGCTGAAGAAGTAATGAACCAAGTGAAAAAATAATGGCGAAAAGACTTCGCGGCGAAGTCGCGTCTTTTCAGGCAGTATAGGGGACACACTTTGTGTTCCCTATTTTTAAAACTATATTTACAAACCTTTTTTTCTCTTGCATAATAGAAAACGGCAATGTTTACACTTGGAGGTTATCATGGAAAAACCAAAATACAAACGTATCGTATTAAAGCTTAGCGGAGAAGCATTGGCAGGAGAACAGGGAAACGGAATTAACCCAACTGTCATTCAATCCATTGCAAAGCAAGTGAAAGAAATCGCTGAGCTTGAAGTCGAAGTGGCTGTTGTAGTAGGCGGAGGCAACTTATGGCGCGGAAAAACAGGAAGTGACCTGGGCATGGACCGTGCGACTGCTGACTATATGGGAATGCTGGCGACAGTTATGAATTCGCTTGCTCTTCAAGACAGCTTGGAAACACTCGGAATCCAGTCCAGAGTGCAAACATCCATTGAAATGAGACAAGTTGCTGAACCGTACATAAGAAGAAAAGCGATACGCCACTTAGAGAAAAAACGTGTCGTTATTTTCGCTGCGGGCACAGGAAACCCATATTTCTCAACTGATACGACAGCTGCACTGCGGGCTGCTGAAATTGAAGCAGACGTTATTTTAATGGCGAAAAATAATGTTGACGGTGTGTATAATGCTGATCCTAGAAAAGATGAAACAGCTGTTAAGTATGAATCACTTTCTTATCTTGACGTTCTAAAAGACGGCCTGGAAGTCATGGATTCAACAGCATCATCTTTATGTATGGATAATGACATTCCGCTTATCGTCTTTTCTATTATGGAAGAAGGAAATATCAAACGCGCCGTTATCGGTGAATCAATCGGAACGATCGTGAGGGGGAAATAACGTGTCAAAAGAAGTATTAACTCAAACAAAAGAAAAAATGGAAAAAGCAATTGCTGCTTATCAGCGCGAATTGGCTACTGTACGTGCAGGCCGTGCCAATCCATCTTTATTAGATAAAGTAACGGTTGAATATTACGGAGCACAGACACCTTTAAATCAGCTGTCTTCTATTAACGTGCCTGAAGCTCGTATGCTTGTGGTAACGCCTTATGACAAAACAGCTATTGGTGATATCGAAAAAGCGATTTTAAAGGCTGACTTAGGCGTAACGCCGACAAGTGACGGGAATATGATCCGAATTGCAATTCCTGCGCTGACAGAGGAAAGACGGAAAGAATTAGTCAAAGTTGTAAAAAAATATGCTGAAGAAGCGAAAGTAGCTGTCCGAAATGTACGCCGCGATGCGAACGATGATCTCAAAAAGCTTGAGAAAAACGGAGACATTACTGAGGATGAACTGCGTGCTTCCACTGAAGACGTTCAAAAACTGACAGATGAATATGTGTCAAAAATTGACGGTGTCACAAAAGACAAAGAAAAAGAAATCATGGAAGTTTAATGAAAAACTATGTACAATAGATAATAGTGAAAAGACCCTCTCATGTTTACAGGGGGTTTTTTTGTTAATACTGTTGATTATCAGCAGGGAATGCAACCTTTTTGGGTGACGGAGGAATCTCATGCTCAACATACTCAAAAATTGGAAGAATCAGCAAACTGCGGCTTCCAACTTAGAACGTTATACAAAAGAAGACATACTTAAGGGAGAAATTCCCGAACACATCGCCATTATCATGGATGGAAATGGCCGTTGGGCTAAAAAGCGCTCTCTTCCCCGAATTGCAGGCCACCATGAGGGGATGAAGGTGGTAAAAAGGACAACGAAGCTTGCGAACGAACTAGGTGTCAAAGTACTGACATTGTATGCATTTTCAACAGAGAACTGGAAGAGGCCGAAAATGGAAGTCGATTTTTTAATGAAGCTTCCGGAAGAATTTTTAAATACGTATCTTCCAGAGCTTATTGAGGAAAATGTACGGGTTCGGATCATAGGAGATGAAACGGCTCTGCCGGCGCACACCTTACGTGCAATTGAAAAGGCTGTACAGGATACGGCGCAAAACGACGGAATGATCCTTAATTTTGCTCTCAATTATGGAGGCCGTACTGAAATTGTCACTGCTGCAAAATCACTCGCGGAAAAAGTGAAGGAAGGGTCTTTGAATATTGAAGACATTGATGAATCACTTTTTTCTAATTATTTAATGACTGAATCTTTGCAGGATCCTGAACTTTTAATTCGAACGAGCGGTGAGATCAGACTGAGTAATTTTATGCTATGGCAGGTTGCCTACAGCGAATTTGTCTTTACTGACGTCCTGTGGCCTGACTTTAAAGAAGATCACTTCTTAGAGGCGTTAGGAGAGTATCAGCGGAGGGGCCGGAGGTTTGGCGGAATTTAGAGGATGGTGGACATGAAACAAAGAATTTTGACAGGTGTTCTGGCAGCAATTGTATTTTTATTTTTGGTTATTGTCGGGAAAT
Coding sequences:
- the cheC gene encoding CheY-P phosphatase CheC, which translates into the protein MSIFNGIKEEQMDILREVGNIGAGHSASAMALLLNRKIDMEVPFAKLLSFDDLVDFFGGADIPVASIFLRMEGDLTGSMFFIMPFYQAEQFIRELIGNPEFDIEDLGEDHMSSSALHELGNILAGSYLTALADLTKLQLYPSVPEVSLDMFGAVISEGLMELSQVGEHAIVVDTSIFDQGHQQELKAHMFMLPDYDSFEKLFVALGASI
- the cheW gene encoding chemotaxis protein CheW, with the translated sequence MTAEIKTGEKMIVFVVNGKEYAISVTQVKSIEKWQKPTRVPGVEPYICGVINLRGVVTPVIDLRKRLNLPEYEITDETRIIIIAYRDIEVGWIVDEANDVITVHENEIESAPESVQKDTDVSIEQIVKQENRLLNIIDANAVLDKESSQSAVPDQA
- the pyrH gene encoding UMP kinase, with product MEKPKYKRIVLKLSGEALAGEQGNGINPTVIQSIAKQVKEIAELEVEVAVVVGGGNLWRGKTGSDLGMDRATADYMGMLATVMNSLALQDSLETLGIQSRVQTSIEMRQVAEPYIRRKAIRHLEKKRVVIFAAGTGNPYFSTDTTAALRAAEIEADVILMAKNNVDGVYNADPRKDETAVKYESLSYLDVLKDGLEVMDSTASSLCMDNDIPLIVFSIMEEGNIKRAVIGESIGTIVRGK
- the tsf gene encoding translation elongation factor Ts, producing the protein MAITAQQVKELREKTGAGMMDCKKALTETDGDMDKAIDLLREKGIAKAAKKADRIAAEGSTIIKTDGNKGVILEVNSETDFVAKNEGFKELLNTLADHLLTNAPADVEEAMGQKMENGATVEEYITSAVAKIGEKITLRRFTVLTKDDSSAFGAYLHMGGRIGVLTVLNGTTDEETAKDIAMHVAAVNPRYISRDQVSEEEKNHERQILTQQALQEGKPENIVAKMVEGRLNKFFEEICLLDQAFVKNPDEKVKQVVAAKNATVQTFVRYEVGEGIEKRQENFAEEVMNQVKK
- the cheD gene encoding chemoreceptor glutamine deamidase CheD, which gives rise to MSTTEAVVVKVGIADVKIARFPDTIRTSGLGSCVGLVLYDKEKQTAGLVHVMLPDSTLSKTAELNRAKYADTAVKTTIDMLVEAGCRKFALKAKLAGGSEMFKFKSTNDLMKIGPRNVLAIKEQLSLYKIPIISEDTGGSSGRTIEFEPKSCMLHIRTVKQGEKTI
- the rpsB gene encoding 30S ribosomal protein S2, giving the protein MSVISMKQLLEAGVHFGHQTRRWNPKMKRYIFTERNGIYIIDLQKTVKKVEEAYNFTKNLAAEGGKILFVGTKKQAQDSVKEEAQRSGMYYVNQRWLGGTLTNFETIQKRIKRLKDIEKMQENGTFEVLPKKEVVQLKKELERLEKFLGGIKDMKGLPDALFIIDPRKERIAVAEARKLNIPIIGIVDTNCDPDEIDVVIPANDDAIRAVKLLTSKMADAILEAKQGEEEAEVAEETAPETETTTA
- a CDS encoding Swarming motility protein SwrB, whose protein sequence is MSTLLWLLSFALHGVLLYAVIILYTRLAAVKETEKQQKKILEETENTLAAFLLELKEENEKLIENTDSPSSQAEKETQKSDLQRSENYAERDEVQEEENLPEHIEGLITEVERQEESVNSDVQSFEDQVIDLYEQGYSASQIAQKLKSGKTEIELFLKFRSKGVKDS
- the cheA gene encoding chemotaxis protein CheA, which gives rise to MDMNQYLDVFIDESKEHLQTCNEKLLLLEKDPTDLQLVHDIFRAAHTLKGMSATMGYTDLAHLTHLLENVLDAFRNGDMAVTADWLDILFEALDHLEAMVQSIIDGGDGKRDISEVSAKLDVNGAHAETAASEEPAEAQSSASDWEYDEFERTVIQEAEEQGFKRYEIKISLNENCMLKAVRVYMVFEKLNEVGEVAKTIPSAEVLETEDFGTGFQVCFLTHQSAEEIKQLINGVSEIEHVEVIQGAPLTSAEKPEEPKSADSPAPVPVKQEKQKQPAKNDDQAKHTAGGSKTIRVNIDRLDSLMNLFEELVIDRGRLEQIAKELEHNELTETVERMTRISGDLQSIILNMRMVPVETVFNRFPRMIRQLQKELNKKIELSIIGAETELDRTVIDEIGDPLVHLIRNSIDHGIESPETRLQKGKTESGNVVLKAYHSGNHVFIEVEDDGAGLNRKKILEKALERSVITEKEAETLEDNQIYELIFAPGFSTADQISDISGRGVGLDVVKNKLESLGGSVSVKSAEGQGSLFSIQLPLTLSIISVLLVKLEEEIFAIPISSIIETAVINRKDILQTHDREVIDFRGHIVPVVYLKEEFKIEDTRLDAEQLHIIVVKKGDKPTAFVVDSFIGQQEVVLKSLGDYLTNVFAISGATILGDGDVALIIDCNALII
- the sigD gene encoding RNA polymerase sigma-28 factor SigD, which produces MQSLNYEDQVLWTRWKEWKDPKAGDDLMRRYMPLVTYHVGRISVGLPKSVHKDDLMSLGMLGLYDALEKFDPSRDLKFDTYASFRIRGAIIDGLRKEDWLPRTSREKTKKVEATIEKLEQRYLRNVTPAEIAEELGMTVQDVVSTMNEGFFANLLSIDEKLHDQDDGENIQVMIRDDKNVPPEEKIMKDELIAQLAEKIHELSEKEQLVVSLFYKEELTLTEIGQVLNLSTSRISQIHSKALFKLKNLLEKVIQ
- a CDS encoding isoprenyl transferase; this encodes MLNILKNWKNQQTAASNLERYTKEDILKGEIPEHIAIIMDGNGRWAKKRSLPRIAGHHEGMKVVKRTTKLANELGVKVLTLYAFSTENWKRPKMEVDFLMKLPEEFLNTYLPELIEENVRVRIIGDETALPAHTLRAIEKAVQDTAQNDGMILNFALNYGGRTEIVTAAKSLAEKVKEGSLNIEDIDESLFSNYLMTESLQDPELLIRTSGEIRLSNFMLWQVAYSEFVFTDVLWPDFKEDHFLEALGEYQRRGRRFGGI
- the frr gene encoding ribosome recycling factor, encoding MSKEVLTQTKEKMEKAIAAYQRELATVRAGRANPSLLDKVTVEYYGAQTPLNQLSSINVPEARMLVVTPYDKTAIGDIEKAILKADLGVTPTSDGNMIRIAIPALTEERRKELVKVVKKYAEEAKVAVRNVRRDANDDLKKLEKNGDITEDELRASTEDVQKLTDEYVSKIDGVTKDKEKEIMEV